The sequence below is a genomic window from Pseudobdellovibrionaceae bacterium.
CGCCTAGGAAGATTAGAATATTTAAAAAAACTACGCCAACAGCTGAACTCTGAAATTCAGGAGTCCGAAGGACGTGTCTGGCGTAAACAAAACGAATACGAACTGGAGGCTAACAGCAACCCCACCGCTGCTCGTGAAGCCTACGACGTGCTTGAATCCTACAGGTCAGAACTCTTAAGACTTCAAGAAGAACAAACCCGCCTCAACAAACGCATCACCGACCTCGAGGCCATGCTCAAAAAGTTTCCTTCCACTACCCACTAACTTAGTGGCGAGTAACGTTGGTGGGGGTCATGTTGGTAAGAACTTTGCCTCTAATGATTTCTTCTTGGGCGGCCTCTCTGACGTCTAGGATTTTAACTTCAAACTGTAGGGTTTCACCAGCTAAGGGATGATTTCCATCAACTAAAACATGGTCACCTTGAATGTCTAAAACATGCAGTGCTAGATGCTCGCCCTTTGGACCACGGGATTCAAACTTCATTCCCTTTTCAATGGAAACGTCTTTAGGAAACTGTTCTCTATCCATTTGGATGACAAGTTCTGTACGATACTCTCCATGGGCCTCTTCAGGGGCAAAAATAAATTGCCCCATAAAGCCCTCGGTCTCGCCTAAAATTTTGTCTTCTAAAACTTGCAGGATTTGCCCATGTCCTACCAAAAACTCAACAGGATCTTCAGGAGACCTGACTTCTAAAAGTCTCCCGTCTTTATTAAAAATAGAATAGGCCAACGACACCACTTTATTCTTTTCGACTTTCATGTTGT
It includes:
- a CDS encoding peptidylprolyl isomerase; protein product: MKVEKNKVVSLAYSIFNKDGRLLEVRSPEDPVEFLVGHGQILQVLEDKILGETEGFMGQFIFAPEEAHGEYRTELVIQMDREQFPKDVSIEKGMKFESRGPKGEHLALHVLDIQGDHVLVDGNHPLAGETLQFEVKILDVREAAQEEIIRGKVLTNMTPTNVTRH